The Euphorbia lathyris chromosome 2, ddEupLath1.1, whole genome shotgun sequence genome includes a window with the following:
- the LOC136219200 gene encoding desmethyl-deoxy-podophyllotoxin synthase-like, giving the protein MDFQYPFLPIFASFLVFVITFFIIRSRKSKTLPPGPWKIPIIGNLHNLVGSLPHHSLYKLSKKHGPIMHLKLGEINNIVISSPETAKEVLKTHDLTFANRPFSLSANIISYESTNLVFAPYGEYWRQLRKICMLELLSAKRVQSFRSIREEEVLNIMQMFSASEGSPINFTSIVFKYMYSVISRAAFGKVRKEQEGFVPHVKEILELGAGFSIADVFPSIKILQRVGGMKAKLERLHHEADKILQSIVSDHQARKQTQKEKIGEDDQQDLVDVLLKFQDDPNLDFSLTTNNIKAVILDIFIAGSETSSTTVEWAMAEMLKNPGVMEKAQAEVRQVFSEKGYVDEAKLGELNYLKLVIKEALRLHPPLPLLLPRESQDECDIYGFHIPKRTKLFVNAWAIGRDPKYWKEAEKFNPERFSEGALIDYKGGNFELIPFGSGRRVCPGITFGVLNVELPLANLLYHFDWKLADEMKAEDLDMDEAYGVTVKRENDLNLIPLLRYSLHVVV; this is encoded by the exons ATGGATTTCCAATACCCTTTCTTGCCAATTTTTGCCTCATTTCTTGTCTTTGTAATCACCTTTTTCATTATCCGAAGCAGGAAATCAAAAACTCTTCCTCCAGGGCCATGGAAGATACCTATCATAGGAAACTTGCACAATCTTGTTGGCTCTTTGCCTCATCACAGCCTCTATAAACTTTCCAAGAAACATGGACCAATTATGCATCTCAAGCTTGGTGAAATCAACAACATCGTCATTTCTTCTCCTGAAACTGCTAAAGAAGTTCTCAAAACTCACGATCTCACCTTCGCCAATAGACCTTTTAGTCTCTCTGCAAATATCATTTCTTATGAAAGTACTAACCTTGTATTTGCTCCCTACGGAGAGTATTGGAGACAATTGAGGAAGATTTGTATGTTGGAGCTTTTGAGTGCAAAAAGAGTTCAGTCTTTCAGATCAATTAGAGAAGAAGAGGTACTTAATATTATGCAAATGTTCTCAGCTAGTGAAGGAAGTCCAATAAATTTCACTTCAATAGTGTTTAAATACATGTATTCTGTAATTTCAAGAGCTGCTTTTGGTAAGGTAAGGAAAGAACAAGAAGGATTTGTTCCTCATGTTAAGGAAATTTTAGAGCTTGGTGCTGGATTTAGTATTGCAGATGTTTTTCCTTCCATTAAAATCTTGCAGAGGGTTGGAGGAATGAAAGCTAAACTTGAAAGACTGCATCATGAAGCAGATAAAATTCTTCAAAGTATTGTCTCTGATCATCAAGCTAGAAAGCAGACACAAAAGGAAAAGATTGGTGAAGATGATCAGCAGGATCTTGTTGATGTTCTCTTGAAGTTTCAAGATGACCCAAATCTTGATTTCTCTTTAACAACTAACAACATCAAGGCTGTCATCCTG GATATATTCATAGCAGGAAGTGAGACTTCATCTACAACAGTAGAGTGGGCAATGGCTGAAATGCTAAAAAATCCAGGAGTGATGGAAAAGGCACAAGCAGAAGTAAGACAAGTTTTTAGTGAAAAAGGATATGTTGATGAAGCAAAACTTGGAGAGCTAAATTACTTGAAATTAGTTATAAAAGAAGCTCTAAGATTACATCCTCCACTTCCTCTTTTACTTCCAAGAGAATCACAAGATGAATGTGATATTTATGGATTTCATATTCCAAAACGTACAAAATTATTTGTGAATGCTTGGGCTATAGGAAGAGATCCAAAGTATTGGAAAGAGGCTGAGAAATTCAATCCAGAAAGGTTCAGTGAGGGTGCTTTAATTGATTACAAAGGAGGTAACTTTGAGTTGATCCCATTTGGGTCTGGAAGAAGGGTGTGTCCTGGAATTACATTTGGGGTTTTAAATGTTGAACTTCCTCTGGCAAATTTGCTCTACCATTTTGATTGGAAACTCGCAGATGAAATGAAAGCAGAAGATCTGGACATGGATGAAGCTTATGGGGTTACTGTCAAAAGagaaaatgatttgaatttaaTTCCTCTACTGCGTTATTCTTTACATGTTGTAGTCTAG
- the LOC136219201 gene encoding cytochrome P450 71D10-like, with product MDFQYPSLPIFASFIVFLITVFIISSRKPKHLPPGPWKLPIIGNLHNLVGSFPHHNLYKLSKKYGPIMHLKLGEISTIVISSPETAKEVLKTHDLTFATRPFSLAAKVIAYESSDLVFSPYGEYWRQLRKICMLELLSAKRVQSFRSIREEEVLNIMQLFSASEGNPINFTSIVFKYMYSVISRAAFGKVRKEQEGFVPHVKKILELAAGFSIADLFPSSKLLQRVGGMKGKMEKLHNEADKILQSIVSDHQARKQTQKEKIGEDDHQDLVDVLLKFQDDSNLDFSLTTDNIKAVILDIFIAGSETSSTTVEWAMAEMLKNPGVMEKAQAEVRQVSSEKGYVEEAKLGELNYLKLVIKEALRLHPPLPLLLPRESQDECDIYGFHIPKNTKLFVNAWAIGRDPKHWKEAEKFNPERFSEGALIDYKGGNFELIPFGSGRRVCPGITFGVLNVELPLANLLYHFDWKLADEMKAEDLDMNEAYGVTVKREHDLNLIPILRHPLPVVD from the exons ATGGATTTCCAATATCCTTCCTTGCCTATTTTTGCCTCATTTATTGTCTTTCTAATCACGGTTTTCATTATCAGCAGCAGGAAACCAAAACATCTTCCACCAGGGCCATGGAAACTACCTATCATAGGAAATCTGCACAACCTTGTTGGTTCTTTTCCCCATCATAACCTCTATAAACTTTCCAAGAAATATGGACCAATTATGCATCTCAAGCTCGGTGAAATCAGCACCATCGTCATTTCTTCTCCCGAAACTGCTAAAGAAGTTCTCAAAACCCACGATCTCACCTTCGCCACTCGACCTTTTAGTCTCGCTGCAAAAGTAATTGCTTATGAAAGTTCTGACCTTGTATTTTCTCCCTACGGAGAGTATTGGAGACAATTGAGGAAGATTTGTATGTTGGAGCTTTTAAGTGCTAAAAGAGTTCAATCTTTCAGATCAATTAGAGAAGAAGAGGTACTCAATATTATGCAATTGTTTTCAGCTAGTGAAGGAAATCCAATAAATTTCACTTCAATAGTGTTTAAATACATGTATTCTGTAATTTCAAGAGCTGCTTTTGGTAAGGTAAGGAAAGAACAAGAAGGATTTGTTCCTCATGTTAAGAAAATTCTAGAGCTTGCTGCTGGATTTAGTATTGCAGATCTTTTTCCTTCCAGTAAATTGCTGCAGAGGGTTGGAGGCATGAAAGGTAAAATGGAAAAGCTGCATAATGAAGCAGATAAGATTCTTCAAAGTATTGTCTCTGATCATCAAGCGAGAAAGCAGACACAAAAGGAAAAGATTGGTGAAGATGATCACCAGGATCTTGTTGATGTTCTCTTGAAGTTTCAAGATGACTCAAATCTTGATTTCTCTTTAACAACTGACAACATCAAGGCTGTCATCCTG GATATATTCATAGCAGGAAGTGAGACTTCATCTACAACAGTAGAGTGGGCAATGGCTGAAATGCTAAAAAATCCAGGAGTGATGGAAAAGGCACAAGCAGAAGTAAGACAAGTTTCCAGTGAAAAAGGATATGTTGAAGAAGCAAAACTTGGAGAGCTAAATTACTTGAAATTGGTGATCAAAGAAGCTCTAAGATTACATCCTCCACTTCCTCTTTTACTTCCAAGGGAATCACAAGATGAATGTGATATTTATGGATTTCATAtcccaaaaaacacaaaattattTGTGAATGCATGGGCTATAGGAAGAGATCCAAAGCATTGGAAAGAGGCTGAGAAATTCAATCCAGAAAGGTTCAGTGAGGGTGCATTAATTGATTACAAAGGAGGTAACTTTGAATTGATCCCATTTGGGTCTGGAAGAAGGGTGTGTCCTGGAATTACATTTGGGGTTTTAAATGTTGAACTTCCTCTGGCAAATTTGCTGTATCATTTTGATTGGAAACTGGCAGATGAAATGAAAGCAGAAGATTTGGACATGAATGAAGCTTATGGGGTTACTGTCAAAAGAGAGCATGATTTGAATTTAATTCCTATACTGCGTCATCCTTTACCTGTTGTTGACTAG
- the LOC136219202 gene encoding premnaspirodiene oxygenase-like, with protein MDFQYPSLPIFASFLVSVITFFIISSRKSKALPPEPWKLPIIGNLLNLVGSFPHHNLYKLSKKYGPIMHLKLGEISTIVISSPETAKEVLKTHDLTFANRPFSLAANIMAYESSDLVFAPYGEYWRQLRKICMLELLSTKRVQSFRSIRKEEVLNIMQLFSASEGNPINFTSIVFKYMYSVISRAAFGKVRKEQEGFVPHVKEIIEVGAGFSIADLFPSIKILQRVGGMKAKLERLHHEADKILQSIVSDHQARKQTQKEKIGEDDQQDLVDVLLKFQGDSNLDFSLTTNNIKAVILDIFIAGSETSSTTVEWAMAEMLKNPGVMEKAQAEVRQVFSEKGYVDEAKLGELNYLKLVIKEALRLHPPLPLLLPRESQDECDIYGFHIPKNTKLFVNAWAIGRDPKHWKEAEKFNPERFSEGALIDYKGGNFELIPFGSGRRVCPGITFGVLNVELPLANLLYHFDWKLKDEMKAEDLDMDEAFGVTVKRENDLNLIPILRHPLPVGA; from the exons CCAGAGCCATGGAAGCTACCTATCATAGGAAATCTGCTCAACCTTGTTGGTTCTTTTCCCCATCATAACCTCTATAAACTTTCCAAGAAATATGGACCAATTATGCATCTCAAGCTCGGTGAAATCAGCACCATCGTCATTTCTTCTCCCGAAACTGCTAAAGAAGTTCTCAAAACCCATGATCTCACCTTTGCCAATCGACCTTTTAGTCTCGCTGCAAATATAATGGCTTATGAAAGTTCTGACCTTGTATTTGCTCCCTATGGAGAGTATTGGAGACAATTGAGGAAGATTTGCATGCTGGAGCTTTTAAGTACTAAAAGAGTTCAATCTTTCAGATCAATTAGAAAAGAAGAGGTACTCAATATTATGCAATTGTTTTCAGCTAGTGAAGGAAATCCAATAAATTTCACGTCAATAGTGTTTAAATACATGTATTCTGTAATTTCAAGAGCTGCTTTTGGTAAGGTAAGGAAAGAACAAGAAGGATTTGTTCCTCATGTTAAGGAAATTATAGAGGTTGGTGCTGGGTTTAGTATTGCAGATCTTTTTCCTTCCATTAAAATCTTGCAGAGGGTCGGAGGGATGAAAGCTAAACTTGAAAGGCTGCATCATGAAGCAGATAAAATTCTTCAAAGTATTGTCTCTGATCATCAAGCTAGAAAACAGACACAAAAGGAAAAGATTGGTGAAGATGATCAGCAGGATCTTGTTGATGTTCTTTTGAAGTTTCAAGGTGACTCAAATCTTGATTTCTCTTTAACAACTAACAACATCAAGGCTGTCATCCTG GATATATTCATAGCAGGAAGTGAGACTTCATCTACAACAGTAGAGTGGGCAATGGCTGAAATGCTAAAAAATCCAGGAGTGATGGAAAAGGCACAAGCAGAAGTAAGACAAGTTTTTAGTGAAAAAGGATATGTTGATGAAGCAAAACTTGGAGAGCTAAATTACTTGAAATTGGTGATCAAAGAAGCTCTAAGGTTACATCCTCCACTTCCTCTTTTACTACCAAGAGAATCACAAGATGAATGTGATATCTATGGATTTCATAtcccaaaaaacacaaaattattTGTGAATGCATGGGCTATAGGAAGAGATCCAAAGCATTGGAAAGAGGCTGAGAAATTCAATCCAGAAAGGTTCAGTGAAGGTGCTTTAATTGATTACAAAGGAGGTAACTTTGAGTTGATCCCATTTGGGTCTGGAAGGAGGGTATGTCCTGGAATTACATTTGGGGTTTTAAATGTTGAACTTCCACTGGCAAACTTGCTGTACCATTTTGATTGGAAACTGAAAGATGAAATGAAAGCAGAAGATCTAGACATGGATGAAGCTTTTGGGGTTACTGTCAAAAGagaaaatgatttgaatttaaTTCCTATACTGCGTCATCCTTTACCTGTTGGTGCCTAG